A DNA window from Ornithobacterium rhinotracheale DSM 15997 contains the following coding sequences:
- the dnaB gene encoding replicative DNA helicase, which produces MAEQNLNIASRPKTTKKFNSNELGAAKKPPQAVELEEAVLGAMMISKKGLNESIEILEEEFFYRPQHQHIFAAIFTLFNNAEPIDIFTVSEQLKKDGKFDSVGGDLYLISLTEKITSSAHIEHHARIIQEKYVQRKLIEISSQIIENAYDDTADIFKLLDQTETEIFKVTEGVLNSEYKDAKSLVMEAVAQIEKRKGQQGLSGVPTGFREVDELTSGLNPSDLIILAARPGMGKTAFVLSMARNMAVQHKVPVAVFSLEMPSVQLITRLIVGETGLDNDKIKKGTLSADEWNHLYAKVKTLENAPLFIDDTPGLNIFDLRAKCRRLVAQHDVKVVIIDYLQLMTSKNSTGGNREQEISTISRGLKAIAKELNVPVIALSQLSREVEKRPNKRPQLSDLRESGAIEQDADIVSFIYRPEYYKIDTWDDEEQTPCAGQAEFIVAKHRNGGLKNIRLKFVAHQAKFEDLVEDSFSVPMVFESKMNSPESQMPELPVSDPKDSFGLDDNYDTPPSSDGADGFSQGPDYDTTNLPF; this is translated from the coding sequence ATGGCAGAACAAAATTTAAATATAGCAAGCAGACCGAAAACTACTAAAAAATTTAATTCAAATGAATTGGGTGCCGCCAAAAAACCGCCCCAAGCCGTAGAATTAGAAGAAGCTGTGCTCGGTGCGATGATGATTAGCAAAAAAGGGCTCAATGAGAGTATCGAGATCTTGGAAGAAGAGTTCTTTTATCGTCCGCAGCATCAGCATATTTTTGCTGCAATTTTCACTTTGTTTAATAATGCAGAGCCAATTGATATTTTCACCGTTTCGGAACAATTAAAGAAAGACGGAAAATTTGATAGTGTAGGAGGTGATTTGTATTTAATTTCATTGACCGAAAAAATTACATCTTCCGCACACATAGAACACCATGCGCGTATTATTCAAGAAAAATATGTTCAGCGCAAATTGATTGAAATTTCTTCGCAAATCATAGAAAACGCTTATGATGACACCGCAGATATTTTCAAACTTTTAGACCAAACAGAAACTGAGATTTTTAAAGTTACCGAAGGGGTTTTAAACTCAGAATATAAAGATGCTAAATCGCTCGTAATGGAGGCGGTGGCACAAATTGAGAAGAGAAAAGGTCAGCAAGGGCTGAGTGGTGTGCCAACGGGCTTTAGAGAAGTAGATGAATTAACCTCGGGGCTAAACCCTTCAGATTTAATTATCTTGGCAGCTCGTCCAGGTATGGGAAAAACTGCATTTGTGCTTTCCATGGCGCGAAACATGGCGGTGCAACATAAAGTGCCCGTGGCAGTATTCTCTTTAGAGATGCCTAGTGTTCAGTTGATTACGCGTTTGATTGTTGGCGAAACGGGGCTGGATAATGATAAGATAAAAAAAGGAACTTTGTCTGCCGACGAGTGGAATCACCTATATGCTAAAGTAAAAACTTTAGAAAATGCACCTCTGTTTATTGATGATACACCAGGTTTAAATATTTTTGATTTAAGAGCTAAATGCCGCCGATTAGTTGCACAACATGATGTAAAAGTTGTGATTATCGACTACTTGCAGTTGATGACGAGCAAAAACAGCACAGGCGGAAACCGTGAACAAGAGATTTCGACCATTTCGCGTGGTTTAAAGGCAATTGCCAAGGAATTAAATGTTCCCGTAATTGCACTTTCTCAGCTTTCCCGTGAGGTAGAAAAACGTCCGAACAAGCGTCCTCAACTTTCGGATTTGCGTGAATCGGGAGCGATTGAGCAAGATGCCGATATCGTGTCATTTATCTATCGTCCAGAATATTACAAAATCGATACTTGGGACGACGAAGAGCAAACACCTTGTGCGGGGCAAGCGGAATTTATCGTAGCAAAACACCGTAATGGTGGTTTAAAGAATATTCGTTTGAAGTTTGTGGCACATCAAGCTAAATTCGAGGATTTAGTAGAAGATTCGTTCTCGGTGCCTATGGTATTTGAAAGTAAAATGAATTCGCCAGAAAGTCAAATGCCAGAGCTTCCTGTGAGCGATCCGAAGGATTCGTTTGGGCTAGATGATAATTATGATACGCCACCATCAAGTGATGGAGCCGATGGCTTTTCCCAAGGTCCAGATTACGATACAACTAATTTGCCTTTTTAA